The region GGAACAACGACATCGTCGCTTGGCTGCTCGTCGCGGCctccgccgccgtcgtcacagcgtcggatgatgatggtgcagagGGAGGAAGAGCCGTACTGCAGTTTCTGCGTGGGGCTCTCGCTTCTCAATCCGGCGTTGATATGTATTAACTGTTTGCCTTACACCAAAGTAGGCATCCGTAAGGTAGCCACCATTCGATTCGCTGACGCACTTTTGGgccttttgcttttattttgaGCAAATTATTGGCGAAGGAAAAATCAGTCGCGCACGTCGGTGGAAAATTTTGTCGACTTTGACAGCTGCCCAGGTGAGAGCGAGATGGCGAGCGTTGGAATAGGGATAACGGCTGAAAGACAGAGATAGCGCGACATCTCATCCGCAGTAGGGTTGAATCGCATGCTTCGATTGCGTTCtcagtaaattgaaaattaaaaaaagaaattaggaaaacaaaaaccacttGAAATGAGGTAGCATTTCGCAACTATGTACAATATATATTTCGACACTTTAAAAGCCCATCCCCGGCACGGGGAGTTCACTGTATAAATCGATCTACACCTTTACCAACGGCCTCCTGCACGTTTGCGTAACCGTTCTGCTCTAGGAGCCGGTCCAGCTCACGTTTAATTTTgttcaccaccggtggcccgtGGAAGATGAACGAGGTGTACAGCTGCACCGCGCTAGCACCGGCCTCAATCTTCTCAAATGCATCTTCACCCGTAAAAatgccaccgacaccgatgatGGGAATCTTCCCACCGGTCAGCTTGTAGACCTTCGCGATCATCAACGTCGATCGTTGCTTTAACGGTGGTCCACTCAATCCACCGAGCTGGCCCGCATTAACGCTCTTCAGCGACGgtggccgatcgatcgtcgtgtTGGACACGATCAACCCATCAACGGCACACGCCTTCATCTGCACCACATCGACAATTTCCTTGAGATCCTCATCCGACAGGTCTGGGGCCAGTTTGAGCAGTACCGGTCGTCGGTCACTCGCCGGTAGACTATCGCGTGCCTTCAGCACCTCCGCTAGCAGCGTCTGGAGTGTGTTCTTGCTCTGCATCGTCCTCAGGCCGGGCGTGTTGGGGCTGCTCACGTTAATGACCAGATAGTCGGCCAACGCACCGAACCGCCGAATGCCCTGCACGTAATCCTGCACCGCATTCTGGGAGAGTTTGTTTTTGCCCAGATTGATCCCCAGCACGGCTCGGTTACCGGCGTCGATCGCCTGCTGCTCTTGTGTTTCCCGTAAACGGTCGTAGACCACGTCGTGTCCTTCACTGTTGAACCCGTACCGGTTTACGATGGCTTTGTCTTCGTTGAGCCGGAAGATTCGGGGCCGTGGGTTGCCCGGTTGTGGTTCCGGTGTTACCGAACCGATCTCCACGAAACCGAACCCTAT is a window of Anopheles aquasalis chromosome 2, idAnoAquaMG_Q_19, whole genome shotgun sequence DNA encoding:
- the LOC126581600 gene encoding dihydroorotate dehydrogenase (quinone), mitochondrial, which produces MSACRVRTPHKIRSMIKVTGLGAAVFSAYSLCRGDEKFYNNVFMPVVRLIPPETAHDLAVLAVKWKLFRPPTVDTERLRTQLLGMTFANPIGIAAGFDKHGEAVPGLHRIGFGFVEIGSVTPEPQPGNPRPRIFRLNEDKAIVNRYGFNSEGHDVVYDRLRETQEQQAIDAGNRAVLGINLGKNKLSQNAVQDYVQGIRRFGALADYLVINVSSPNTPGLRTMQSKNTLQTLLAEVLKARDSLPASDRRPVLLKLAPDLSDEDLKEIVDVVQMKACAVDGLIVSNTTIDRPPSLKSVNAGQLGGLSGPPLKQRSTLMIAKVYKLTGGKIPIIGVGGIFTGEDAFEKIEAGASAVQLYTSFIFHGPPVVNKIKRELDRLLEQNGYANVQEAVGKGVDRFIQ